TGAATACTTACATCACTTTCTCTCCACAAGTCTTTTCCACTTATTCCAATATCACATACCCCAGTTCCAAGTGCTTCAATAATTTCTGTAGCATTCATATACATTACTCTTATCAACGGATAACCTTTGATTGATGCTACTAAAGATCTATCACTTTTAGATAATATTTTAAGTTTTGCTTTTTTGAAGACATTTTCTGACTCTGTTTTAAGTCTTCCCTTATTAACTATACTTATATTTATAATATCTTTTTTCATAATAAATTTAAATCAATTGCAGCCCCTACAGCTGTTATATTCTTTTTATAACCTAAATTTTTAACCAACTCATTGTAACGACCCCCAGATACAAAAGTGTGTATTTTTCCTTTAACATTAACTTGAATATTAAAAACCATATTTGAATAGTATGGGACACTTCTTCCAATATTAGTTGAAAATAAAACTTTAACATTTTTTAAATTATTTTTTCTAATTGGAAAATAGTCTGGGCTAATAATCAAATTTAAATTATTTTTCTTAAAGAATTCATTAAGAATTTTTGGAGCTTTATCAATTGAACAAGATATTTTAAAATAATCTCTAATAATTTTAACATTTTTTTTATTAGAATTTACTCTAGGGTCTGAATAATTTTTTATATCAAATCTATCTAGAATTTCTTTTAATGACCTCCCTGAAAAAATTTTTTTAGGATTTTCTTTTCTTAATTTTTCTGCTTTTTTTTTGTCCTGTTTGACTACTTCAAAATTAATATCAGAGTTAGTGGATAACTTTTTTAATAATTTATTAAGATAAACCTCTCTACTAAAGTGACGCTTAATTCTCTCTTTCCATCTGTTTGGCATTTCTAATCTATTGACCAAAGCATAGAATATTTCAATATTTCCAATATTTAATTGCGCTTTTTTAAAAGTTGTTTTTTTTAAAATTTTTATTGAAGTTTTAACTATTTCTTCGTCATCTTTATTATTGTTATTGGAAGCATAAATTTCAAAACCTGTTTGTTTTTTTATCACTGAATTAGATCTTGTGTTTGCTTTACGGTAAGCTTCACCTGTATAATACCATTTTGTTCGATTGTTTATTTTTTCCTTAATAAATTTTATTACACTGCTAATTGTCAAGTCTGGTCTAAGCGACCATTCTCTAAAATTTTGATCATAAAAAGAAAATAGATATTGCCTAAAATTTCCACCTGATCTCTTAAGAATATGTTTAGATTCAATAATACTGTCTAACTCTATATATTTAAAATTCTGAGATTTGAGAATTTGATTAAAGGAATTTTTTAATTTCATCTAATAGTTTTTCTTTTGGAACTGTAACTTGATTGTTTTCACCTTTAACTCCTAAAAGGTTTTTTAAAGTAATCGTATTATCTTTAAATTCATTTTCACCACAAATAACAGCTACTGGGCATTGTTTTTTATTCGCATACGTTAAATTTTTGCCAAGATTTTTTTTACTGTCTAAAAATATTTCAGAGTTGATATTATTGTCTCTTAAAACTTTTAAAATCTCATAATAATTTTTTAAATATTTTTCGTCCATTACACAAACAATTACAGGTTTGTTTTCATCTACTTGAATTTGGGAAAGCTGTTCAAGACAAAATACTAATCTGTCAATTCCAATACTAATCCCTGTCCCTAAAAAGTCTTCTCCCTTAAACTTAGATACTAAATATTCCCCGCCGCTACAAACAGAACCAGGAGAAATAACTTTTCCTTTTGGATTTTTTACTTCAAATGTTAAATTAGTTTCAACTATAAAACCTGTATAAATATCAAGTCCACGAATTTTAGAAGAGTCAAATTTAACCACATCAGCATATTCGCCATAGCTTAATACTTTTAATAAATCTTCAGTTTCTCCAATACCTTCCTCTGAAAGTGTATTTTTTAAATTAGACTTTAATTGATCTAAATCTTTAACTTTTAAAAAGTTAATAATTTCAGATGCTTGATCAGTACTCAACTTTGCGCCAATGGTTACGGCCCCACTATCATCGGTTCTTTTTTCTGTTAATAATTGTTGAACTCCACTAATTCCAAAACCAGGTTTATCCAATTTATCAATTGCTCTTAAAACTTTTTGTTTTTGCTTTTCATCAGTTATTTTTAATTGATCCATTAAACCTTGAACAATTTTTCTATTACTAATATTGACTACAAATTGATCCTTTTTTAATCCACATTTTATTAGTGTACTTGCAATTAAATTACATAATTCTGAATTAGCCTGAGCACTATTAAACTTACCGATAATGTCAGCATCACATTGACCAAAACTTTTAAAACGACCGTTTCCTGGTTTTTCTCGTCTGAATACATCTCCTATTTGATATCTCTTGTATGGGTTAGGTAATTCTAAATAATTTTGAGCATAAAACCTTGCAAGAGGATTTGATAAATCATACCTCAAAGAAATTTCCTTATCATCTTCGTTAAATGTGAAGATGTCTGCCATGGGGTTACTATCATCTTCAGCTAGAGAATTTCCAATATTAGAACTTAACTCCATTGGAGATGTTTCTAAATCGCTGTATCCATAGCTTATATAGTTATCTTCAATAACCTTTAGTAATTTTTTTTTAAGAGATAATGTTTTGCCCCATCTGTCTTGAAAACCACTAGGTAAGCCTGGTATTAATATTTTTTTATCTTTATTCATTTTTCTTGGTACGGTAGACAGGGCTCGAACCTGTGACATCCGGCTCCACAAGCCGGCGCTCTACCAACTGAGCTACTACCGCATTCTTCTTGTTTTTATATTATTTTTGTGTGGATTAAAAATTATATTATAAATAAATAGCCTAAAGGCTATGGAAACAAAGTCTGTGAGTACTTCTTGAAGTCTCTCTGTATGTAATATTTATAATCATGGCAGTCTTTTAGACAATTAAGAATAATTTTCAACACCTAAATATAAAAAGACATTGAGCTTATTATTAAATTTTTAAGAGAGGTGGTGGTGGCCTCACCTGGACTCGAACCAGGGACACACGGATTTTCAATCCGATGCTCTACCAACTGAGCTACAAGGCCTTGTATTAACCTCTAAAAGTAATTCTTCCTTTTGTCAAATCATAGGGGGTCATTTCCACCTGGACTTTGTCGCCTTGAAGAACTCTAATTCTATTTTTTCTTAATTTGCCAGCAGCATGCGCCGTAACAATGTGCCCGTTTTCTAGCTTCACCCTAAACATTGCGTTCGGTAAAAGGTCTTCCACTATGCCAGAAAAACTCAGCATTTCTTGTTTTGACAAATTTATTTTCTCCTAATTCTTTTTTCTACCGACTTAGCATGTCCCGCTAAACCCTCGTAGTTTGCTAGTGTTATAACTGATGGGCCCAAAGTGTAAATACCTTTTTTTGATAGGTTTATATATGAAATTCTTTTATAAAATTCATTAACACTAACTCCACTTGAATATCTTGCTGAAGAATTGGTTGGCAATACATGGTTAGAGCCAACATTATAGTCAGTCATTGCCATTACAGCATATTTTCCTAAACAGATAGATCCTGCATTTTTAATCTTACCAACTACTTTTTTATAGTTCTTAGTATTAAGCTCTAAGTGCTCAGGAGCAATTTTATTTACTGTATTAATAATTTTTTGGTCAGACTGCATATGAATTATAATTCCATTATTGAGTAAACTATTTTTTGCAATTGCCGCTCTAGGTATTTCTTTTAATTGATTATTAATTTCATCATTAACTTTTTTAATAATTGATTTATCTTTTGAAATTAAAATACATTGAGCAAGATTATCGTGTTCTGCTTGACCTATTAGATCACTTGCTATCCATTCAGGGTTTGAAAATTTATCACAAACAATTGTTACTTCAGAAGGTCCTGCTATCATTCCTTCAATTCCAACATCTCCAAAAACTTCTTTTTTTGCTGCAGCTACGTAAGAATTTCCAGGACCTACAATTTTATCAACTTTTTTAATTTTCTTAGTACCATATGCAACAGCTGCAATAGCAGATGGTCCTCCAATTGAATAAATCTCTTTAATCTTACATTTCTTTGCAGCATATAATACAGCCGGATTTTGTTTACCTTTTTGACCTGGATTAACCATAACTAGTCTTTTCACTCCAGCAACAATTGCAGGTACTGCATTCATTAAAACACTGGAAGGATATGAGGCTGTTGAACCAGGCACATAAATTGCAACTGATTCAATAGGTACGTATTTATACTCTAATTTATTTTTTAGTTTGTCTGTATAAGAAATGTTTTTAAATTTTTGTAATGAGTGGAATTTATAAATTCTATCATAAGCAAGATCGATTGCCTTTTTAACTTTTGGATCTAAAGACTGAATAGCTCTATTTATTTGTTTTATGCTTGGAGCAATAATACTATTTTTATTAAATCTCTTTTCATACTTTAAAATAGCTTTATCTCCATTTTTCTTAACATCTCTAATAATTTTAATAACTGAAACTGAATTAAGTTGGACTTTATTTTTTCGTTTAGACAGTAATACGTCTAGAGTTTTGTTAAACTTTTTATTTTTACTATCTAATATCTTAATCATTAATCAGCTTTATTTTGGTCGTCTAAGGTTACTTCAATTATTTCTGTCGATAATGTAATATATGCGTTGTTTGTAAACATTAGGTTTATCTCATAATTGTCATTATTTTTTAAATAATCCATCCCAATTAACTCTAATTTTTCTTCATGATCATTTTGTTTAATATTTTTAGATTTAACTCTATCTACAAATTCAAACTTACAAATACTAGTAACTTTTTTATCTTGTTCTTCCGTTTCTACTTTCGATCTTTTTAATGATAATAAAAAAACTTTGTTTTTCTGAAGATATTTAATTTGATCAACTTTAACCTCGGCTCCAGAACAGCACGCTGAGATTACTTGTAATCCCTCATTATCTGTAGCTATAATCTTTGATAAATATTTTTTATCCATTAGTTAATTCTCTTAATTTTAGCCCCTACTTTTTTTAATTTCTTCTCTATATCTTCATAGCCCCTATCAAGGTGATATATTCTATTAATTACTGATTTTCCTTTAGCAGCAAGAGCTGCAAGAATTAAAGATACAGAGGCTCTTAGATCTGTGGCCATTAATTCTGCTGCTTCAAATTTGATATTTCCTTCTATGGTCGCTTTATTTCCATTAATAGAAATTTTAGCTCCCATTCTATTTAACTCTGCAACGTGCATAAATCTATTTTCAAATATTTCTTCTTTAATATGAGATCTTTTATTAGCCCTACACAATAATACCATCATTTGTGCCTGTAAATCTGTTGGAAACCCTGGATAAGGGGATGTTTTAATATTTATACTTTTAATCTTTTTACTTCCTTGAATAAGTATTTCATTTTTTCTTAGAGTAATTTTTGATCCTACTTTTTTTAAAATATTAATTTCTGTATTTATTATCTTAGGATCAATTCCAGTAATCTTCAAATTTCCTCCTGTTAATGCTGCAGCTATTAAATAAGTTCCAGCCTCTATTCTATCGGGCATTACTGAATAATTTAATTCTTTAAGGTTATTCACTCCTCCAATTTTAACCGTTCTCTTTGAAATCCACTTAATATTACACCCCA
The nucleotide sequence above comes from Candidatus Pelagibacter giovannonii. Encoded proteins:
- a CDS encoding ATP phosphoribosyltransferase regulatory subunit, which codes for MKLKNSFNQILKSQNFKYIELDSIIESKHILKRSGGNFRQYLFSFYDQNFREWSLRPDLTISSVIKFIKEKINNRTKWYYTGEAYRKANTRSNSVIKKQTGFEIYASNNNNKDDEEIVKTSIKILKKTTFKKAQLNIGNIEIFYALVNRLEMPNRWKERIKRHFSREVYLNKLLKKLSTNSDINFEVVKQDKKKAEKLRKENPKKIFSGRSLKEILDRFDIKNYSDPRVNSNKKNVKIIRDYFKISCSIDKAPKILNEFFKKNNLNLIISPDYFPIRKNNLKNVKVLFSTNIGRSVPYYSNMVFNIQVNVKGKIHTFVSGGRYNELVKNLGYKKNITAVGAAIDLNLL
- the hisS gene encoding histidine--tRNA ligase, with the protein product MNKDKKILIPGLPSGFQDRWGKTLSLKKKLLKVIEDNYISYGYSDLETSPMELSSNIGNSLAEDDSNPMADIFTFNEDDKEISLRYDLSNPLARFYAQNYLELPNPYKRYQIGDVFRREKPGNGRFKSFGQCDADIIGKFNSAQANSELCNLIASTLIKCGLKKDQFVVNISNRKIVQGLMDQLKITDEKQKQKVLRAIDKLDKPGFGISGVQQLLTEKRTDDSGAVTIGAKLSTDQASEIINFLKVKDLDQLKSNLKNTLSEEGIGETEDLLKVLSYGEYADVVKFDSSKIRGLDIYTGFIVETNLTFEVKNPKGKVISPGSVCSGGEYLVSKFKGEDFLGTGISIGIDRLVFCLEQLSQIQVDENKPVIVCVMDEKYLKNYYEILKVLRDNNINSEIFLDSKKNLGKNLTYANKKQCPVAVICGENEFKDNTITLKNLLGVKGENNQVTVPKEKLLDEIKKFL
- the infA gene encoding translation initiation factor IF-1 translates to MSKQEMLSFSGIVEDLLPNAMFRVKLENGHIVTAHAAGKLRKNRIRVLQGDKVQVEMTPYDLTKGRITFRG
- the hisD gene encoding histidinol dehydrogenase, with protein sequence MIKILDSKNKKFNKTLDVLLSKRKNKVQLNSVSVIKIIRDVKKNGDKAILKYEKRFNKNSIIAPSIKQINRAIQSLDPKVKKAIDLAYDRIYKFHSLQKFKNISYTDKLKNKLEYKYVPIESVAIYVPGSTASYPSSVLMNAVPAIVAGVKRLVMVNPGQKGKQNPAVLYAAKKCKIKEIYSIGGPSAIAAVAYGTKKIKKVDKIVGPGNSYVAAAKKEVFGDVGIEGMIAGPSEVTIVCDKFSNPEWIASDLIGQAEHDNLAQCILISKDKSIIKKVNDEINNQLKEIPRAAIAKNSLLNNGIIIHMQSDQKIINTVNKIAPEHLELNTKNYKKVVGKIKNAGSICLGKYAVMAMTDYNVGSNHVLPTNSSARYSSGVSVNEFYKRISYINLSKKGIYTLGPSVITLANYEGLAGHAKSVEKRIRRK
- a CDS encoding DUF2948 family protein, which encodes MDKKYLSKIIATDNEGLQVISACCSGAEVKVDQIKYLQKNKVFLLSLKRSKVETEEQDKKVTSICKFEFVDRVKSKNIKQNDHEEKLELIGMDYLKNNDNYEINLMFTNNAYITLSTEIIEVTLDDQNKAD
- the murA gene encoding UDP-N-acetylglucosamine 1-carboxyvinyltransferase; translated protein: MKKLEVFGAAKLKGQIRISGSKNASLPILAATLLSNKKISLTNLPRVKDIETMILLLKSLGSVIDDNKKKLIIKNTKQTKTFAAYSLVKTMRAGILVLGPLLAKFGKAKVSLPGGCAIGTRPVDIHLQALSKLGVKYKIIQGYVHANAPKGLIGANIKFPKVSVGATENLIIAACLAKGKTTLSNCAIEPEIKDLVNFLINMGCNIKWISKRTVKIGGVNNLKELNYSVMPDRIEAGTYLIAAALTGGNLKITGIDPKIINTEINILKKVGSKITLRKNEILIQGSKKIKSINIKTSPYPGFPTDLQAQMMVLLCRANKRSHIKEEIFENRFMHVAELNRMGAKISINGNKATIEGNIKFEAAELMATDLRASVSLILAALAAKGKSVINRIYHLDRGYEDIEKKLKKVGAKIKRIN